A region from the Rosa rugosa chromosome 6, drRosRugo1.1, whole genome shotgun sequence genome encodes:
- the LOC133718600 gene encoding guanylyl cyclase 1 isoform X3: MVFRTVGVDSCDIQTLAELCCTNSIWTVDLAYLLQKFSVSFSYYTVTFGANPNYSGETFYKEQLPNDLVRVDTLFQKALEAGIRIKCRSVGQEEICFLILCGKYIAIVLVDQYKLSPSSQDNVFISDRCGSNSDYTGHYVIICGYDTATDEFEIRDPACSRKHEKVSSTCLEAARKSFGTDEDLLLISLRKSRKPDSPSIQLSRNDNINS, encoded by the exons ATGGTTTTTAGGACCGTTGGCGTTGATAGCTGCGATATTCAGACATTGGCAGAGCTTTGTTGCACAAATAG CATTTGGACTGTTGATCTAGCATATCTGTTACAAAAGTTCTCTGTTAGTTTTTCCTACTACACAGTAACATTTGGAGCAAACCCAAACTATTCTGGCGAGACATTTTACAAG GAGCAATTACCTAATGATTTGGTTCGAGTTGATACACTATTTCAAAAAGCACTGGAAGCTGGAATTAGGATAAAG TGCAGGTCAGTCGGTCAAGAAGAAATTTGTTTCTTGATTCTCTGTGGGAAATACATTGCCATAGTACTGGTTGATCAGTATAAGTTGAG CCCATCTAGTCAGGACAATGTTTTTATCTCAGACCGTTGTGGGAGCAACTCTGATTACACAG GTCATTATGTGATCATATGTGGGTATGACACTGCTACGGATGAGTTTGAGATTAGAGATCCGGCCTGTTCAAG GAAACATGAAAAAGTATCGTCAACATGCTTAGAAGCAGCCCGTAAATCCTTTGGTACTGATGAAGATCTTCTCTTG ATCTCTTTGAGGAAGAGTAGGAAGCCAGATAGCCCCTCAATACAACTTTCTCGGAATGATAATATTAATTCCTGA
- the LOC133718600 gene encoding guanylyl cyclase 1 isoform X1, producing the protein MWPSYLLFNKREDVEASDGENSDLVESYPCEQSPRDGKCHLSALPCSHFVEVPHINQLYSWDCGLACVLMVFRTVGVDSCDIQTLAELCCTNSIWTVDLAYLLQKFSVSFSYYTVTFGANPNYSGETFYKEQLPNDLVRVDTLFQKALEAGIRIKCRSVGQEEICFLILCGKYIAIVLVDQYKLSPSSQDNVFISDRCGSNSDYTGHYVIICGYDTATDEFEIRDPACSRKHEKVSSTCLEAARKSFGTDEDLLLISLRKSRKPDSPSIQLSRNDNINS; encoded by the exons ATGTGGCCTTCATATCTGCTGTTTAACAAGAGGGAAGATGTAGAAGCATCAGATGGTGAAAATTCTGATTTGGTAGAATCATACCCATGTGAACAGTCACCGAGAGATGGCAAATGTCATCTTTCTGCCTTGCCATGCTCGCACTTTGTTGAA GTCCCACACATAAACCAGCTATATTCTTGGGATTGTGGCCTCGCCTGCGTTCTGATGGTTTTTAGGACCGTTGGCGTTGATAGCTGCGATATTCAGACATTGGCAGAGCTTTGTTGCACAAATAG CATTTGGACTGTTGATCTAGCATATCTGTTACAAAAGTTCTCTGTTAGTTTTTCCTACTACACAGTAACATTTGGAGCAAACCCAAACTATTCTGGCGAGACATTTTACAAG GAGCAATTACCTAATGATTTGGTTCGAGTTGATACACTATTTCAAAAAGCACTGGAAGCTGGAATTAGGATAAAG TGCAGGTCAGTCGGTCAAGAAGAAATTTGTTTCTTGATTCTCTGTGGGAAATACATTGCCATAGTACTGGTTGATCAGTATAAGTTGAG CCCATCTAGTCAGGACAATGTTTTTATCTCAGACCGTTGTGGGAGCAACTCTGATTACACAG GTCATTATGTGATCATATGTGGGTATGACACTGCTACGGATGAGTTTGAGATTAGAGATCCGGCCTGTTCAAG GAAACATGAAAAAGTATCGTCAACATGCTTAGAAGCAGCCCGTAAATCCTTTGGTACTGATGAAGATCTTCTCTTG ATCTCTTTGAGGAAGAGTAGGAAGCCAGATAGCCCCTCAATACAACTTTCTCGGAATGATAATATTAATTCCTGA
- the LOC133718600 gene encoding guanylyl cyclase 1 isoform X2 — MWPSYLLFNKREDVEASDGENSDLVESYPCEQSPRDGKCHLSALPCSHFVEVPHINQLYSWDCGLACVLMVFRTVGVDSCDIQTLAELCCTNSIWTVDLAYLLQKFSVSFSYYTVTFGANPNYSGETFYKCRSVGQEEICFLILCGKYIAIVLVDQYKLSPSSQDNVFISDRCGSNSDYTGHYVIICGYDTATDEFEIRDPACSRKHEKVSSTCLEAARKSFGTDEDLLLISLRKSRKPDSPSIQLSRNDNINS; from the exons ATGTGGCCTTCATATCTGCTGTTTAACAAGAGGGAAGATGTAGAAGCATCAGATGGTGAAAATTCTGATTTGGTAGAATCATACCCATGTGAACAGTCACCGAGAGATGGCAAATGTCATCTTTCTGCCTTGCCATGCTCGCACTTTGTTGAA GTCCCACACATAAACCAGCTATATTCTTGGGATTGTGGCCTCGCCTGCGTTCTGATGGTTTTTAGGACCGTTGGCGTTGATAGCTGCGATATTCAGACATTGGCAGAGCTTTGTTGCACAAATAG CATTTGGACTGTTGATCTAGCATATCTGTTACAAAAGTTCTCTGTTAGTTTTTCCTACTACACAGTAACATTTGGAGCAAACCCAAACTATTCTGGCGAGACATTTTACAAG TGCAGGTCAGTCGGTCAAGAAGAAATTTGTTTCTTGATTCTCTGTGGGAAATACATTGCCATAGTACTGGTTGATCAGTATAAGTTGAG CCCATCTAGTCAGGACAATGTTTTTATCTCAGACCGTTGTGGGAGCAACTCTGATTACACAG GTCATTATGTGATCATATGTGGGTATGACACTGCTACGGATGAGTTTGAGATTAGAGATCCGGCCTGTTCAAG GAAACATGAAAAAGTATCGTCAACATGCTTAGAAGCAGCCCGTAAATCCTTTGGTACTGATGAAGATCTTCTCTTG ATCTCTTTGAGGAAGAGTAGGAAGCCAGATAGCCCCTCAATACAACTTTCTCGGAATGATAATATTAATTCCTGA